The region CGATTCGGTTGTTGCGCAACGTCCTGCAACGTGCGCGGTTGTGCGGGGGCGTTCATTGAAAGCGTCCTTTTTATTCGTGATAGATGCAGGTATTCCAGCGCGCGCAATACGTCTTGCTGCACAGGTACGACTGCGGGTTGGGTGGGAAAAGACCGGCGCGAAACATGTCGGCGGCCAGTTGAATCAGGCCCGGCGCTTCATCGGTGCCGATCAGCACGCGGCGCGCGTCAAAAACGGGGCTCACGGCAATCGGCGTCTTTGACGTAGTGCCGAGGCCGATAATCTGGGCGCCGGCCGTACGTTCCTGCGTCGTGTGCTCGTACATCAGTTGGTACGTGCCGGTCTGAGCGGAGCGCGACTTGATATTGGCCTCGCCGTTCGTTACGACGCGCGCGCCCGTCTTCACGTCCGGAATGATCGTGCCGTCGTGCGTTGCCGCGACCCGCGCCCGGTCCATCGTGCCGGTCAGCGTGATCGACACACCGCCGCCGCAATCGATCACCAGCGGCTCGAGAGCCATTTCCACCGCGACGTACTCGAACTGTGGCGCGACTTCGGTGCAGTACTTC is a window of Paraburkholderia sp. D15 DNA encoding:
- a CDS encoding PD-(D/E)XK nuclease family protein, which produces MSDLRIRASSFGKFFDCAYSWEGEHLLGIRKPAGLRALLGTSVHAGTAAFDTARLNKSEIRPDDAAGVFVDTLHHPEYDVDFSNDNIKFTEAERIGLVLTTKYCTEVAPQFEYVAVEMALEPLVIDCGGGVSITLTGTMDRARVAATHDGTIIPDVKTGARVVTNGEANIKSRSAQTGTYQLMYEHTTQERTAGAQIIGLGTTSKTPIAVSPVFDARRVLIGTDEAPGLIQLAADMFRAGLFPPNPQSYLCSKTYCARWNTCIYHE